The Herpetosiphonaceae bacterium genome window below encodes:
- a CDS encoding D-2-hydroxyacid dehydrogenase, with translation MQVIVGQAIADRVRERAAELGLPVELVIVARDGSLATDARQAEVFFRSHIANEVYERVLASAPQVRWVHTASAGVDGLLSDALTDRKITFTNSAGVYATPIAEWVLHALLMIVKHGPQMLAAQQARRWDDHIRFEELTGKTLTLLGTGGIGREIARRAAAFEMRVWGISRSGRAVEGFERIVSGEHWRDLLPATDFLVIAAPLTDATRRMIGERELALLPSRAWLINIARGAIVDEAALIAALEARAIAGAALDTFEQEPLPQESPLWTLPNVLISPHHSGSSPHSTRRAVDLFVGNLRRFVQGEPLINVVDLEAGY, from the coding sequence ATGCAGGTCATCGTGGGGCAGGCGATTGCAGACCGTGTGCGTGAGCGGGCGGCGGAGCTTGGATTGCCGGTCGAGCTGGTGATCGTCGCCAGGGACGGCTCGCTCGCGACCGATGCTCGTCAGGCGGAGGTGTTCTTTCGCTCGCACATCGCCAACGAGGTCTATGAGCGCGTGCTGGCATCCGCGCCGCAGGTCCGCTGGGTCCACACCGCCAGCGCGGGCGTCGATGGGCTGCTCTCGGACGCGCTGACCGACCGCAAGATCACCTTTACCAACTCGGCGGGCGTGTATGCCACGCCGATCGCCGAGTGGGTGCTGCACGCGCTGCTGATGATCGTCAAGCACGGGCCGCAGATGCTCGCGGCACAGCAGGCGCGGCGCTGGGACGATCACATACGTTTCGAGGAGCTGACGGGCAAGACGCTGACGCTGCTTGGCACCGGCGGGATCGGACGAGAGATCGCCAGGCGGGCGGCGGCCTTCGAGATGCGCGTCTGGGGCATCAGCCGCAGCGGTCGCGCCGTCGAGGGCTTCGAGCGGATCGTCAGCGGCGAGCACTGGCGCGATCTGCTGCCCGCGACCGATTTTCTGGTGATCGCCGCGCCGCTGACGGATGCGACGCGCAGGATGATCGGCGAGCGCGAGCTGGCGCTGCTGCCGTCACGTGCCTGGCTGATCAACATCGCTCGCGGCGCAATCGTCGACGAGGCCGCACTGATCGCGGCGCTTGAGGCCCGCGCTATCGCCGGAGCAGCGCTGGATACCTTCGAGCAGGAGCCGCTGCCCCAGGAAAGCCCGCTCTGGACGCTGCCTAACGTGCTGATCTCGCCGCATCACTCCGGCTCATCGCCGCACTCGAC
- a CDS encoding serine/threonine-protein kinase, with amino-acid sequence MNRYLIQEPLRSGGMAIIYIAWDTALQRHVAIKRLKPELISDPEALEAFRAEARTLAALRHPNIVEVFDAHLDDQPYLVLELVDGQTLSQLMPLPPQQAVDYTLQVAAALAHSHANGIIHCDIKPDNILIDQAGHVKLLDFGISTVGGQCSEGEVLGSPHYIAPERVMGMPITPAADVYSLGIVLFQMITGVVPFDGPDAATIAHLHTTERVPLMSEVILSVPLTLERVVAKATAPSAIARYKDGAAMYAALIESRYELAGLRPPPVPIAELPIDSPERLWEVPTSPIPPMKEQARGDGGSYLTAA; translated from the coding sequence ATGAATCGCTATCTGATACAAGAGCCGCTCCGCTCAGGCGGAATGGCGATTATCTATATTGCCTGGGATACCGCGCTCCAGCGGCACGTCGCCATTAAGCGCCTGAAGCCGGAGCTGATCAGCGATCCTGAGGCGCTTGAGGCGTTCCGTGCAGAGGCGCGAACTCTGGCCGCGCTGCGCCATCCCAACATCGTCGAGGTCTTCGACGCACATCTCGACGATCAGCCCTATCTCGTGCTGGAGCTGGTTGACGGGCAGACCTTGAGCCAGCTCATGCCGCTGCCGCCACAGCAGGCGGTCGATTATACGCTGCAAGTGGCGGCGGCGCTGGCGCATAGCCACGCCAACGGCATCATCCACTGCGATATTAAGCCCGACAACATCTTGATCGATCAGGCGGGCCACGTCAAGCTGCTCGACTTCGGTATTTCGACGGTTGGCGGGCAGTGCAGCGAGGGCGAGGTGCTGGGATCGCCGCACTATATCGCGCCGGAGCGGGTGATGGGCATGCCGATCACGCCCGCCGCCGACGTGTACTCGCTCGGCATCGTCCTGTTTCAGATGATCACGGGCGTGGTGCCCTTCGACGGGCCGGACGCCGCGACGATCGCGCATCTGCACACGACCGAGCGCGTGCCGCTGATGAGCGAGGTTATCTTGAGCGTGCCGCTGACGCTGGAGCGGGTCGTCGCCAAGGCGACCGCGCCCTCGGCTATCGCGCGGTACAAGGATGGCGCCGCGATGTACGCCGCGCTGATCGAAAGCCGCTACGAGCTGGCCGGTCTGCGCCCGCCGCCGGTCCCGATCGCGGAGCTGCCGATCGACTCGCCGGAGCGTCTCTGGGAAGTGCCGACCAGCCCGATTCCGCCCATGAAGGAGCAGGCGCGCGGCGATGGCGGATCGTACCTGACGGCAGCTTGA
- a CDS encoding SH3 domain-containing protein, which produces MAQHMSAPTTPVLENRYHLDALVYSDSAVVAYHGRDQLLNRPVTVELLRPDNAQNTAFVQRMLDKARSAALANLPHVAALYDQHSVGERPFLVLEELAGPALDDLAPLPTDRALKVVETIAETLEAAIARGEMLPSANGQTIRMHPEGRIQLIDLGLEQTPPDQARAAQTLGRLLTIALGGSADPSRATPPQAIAERAAQGAYPSIAALLADLRHLRQLADTPTTVIPRTHQTIPIPDTAARPAVRSGTAAAPLPALEPAPTASGPSQQRRLLWGIAGAAGLVLLLLLGSLVLGSGDETADSPAPSAIAGESPAPSASGAAAPSGERYVVATNRRQSLTVRSGPSRSFPPIASLPYGTQVEVIEGPQAADGYNWVRIRAANVDGWCIREALRKQ; this is translated from the coding sequence ATGGCACAGCATATGTCAGCGCCGACGACGCCGGTCTTGGAAAATCGCTATCATCTCGACGCGCTCGTGTACAGCGATAGCGCCGTTGTCGCCTACCACGGTCGCGATCAACTGCTCAACCGGCCCGTCACCGTCGAGCTGCTGCGCCCCGATAATGCTCAGAACACAGCTTTCGTGCAGCGGATGCTCGACAAAGCGCGCAGCGCGGCGCTCGCCAATCTGCCGCATGTCGCCGCGCTCTACGATCAGCATAGCGTCGGGGAGCGTCCTTTTCTGGTGCTGGAGGAGCTGGCCGGTCCCGCGCTGGACGATCTCGCGCCGCTGCCGACCGATCGCGCGCTCAAGGTGGTCGAGACGATCGCCGAGACGCTAGAGGCCGCCATCGCGCGCGGCGAGATGCTGCCGAGCGCCAACGGCCAGACGATTCGCATGCATCCCGAAGGCCGCATCCAGCTAATCGATCTGGGCCTTGAGCAGACGCCGCCCGATCAGGCGCGGGCCGCGCAGACGCTTGGCCGCCTGCTTACGATCGCGCTGGGCGGCAGCGCCGATCCGAGCCGCGCGACGCCGCCGCAGGCCATCGCCGAGCGCGCTGCGCAGGGAGCCTACCCGTCGATCGCGGCGCTGCTGGCCGATCTACGGCACCTGCGCCAGCTTGCGGACACGCCTACTACCGTGATTCCGCGCACGCACCAGACGATTCCGATCCCCGATACCGCAGCCAGGCCAGCCGTGCGCAGCGGCACGGCGGCAGCGCCGCTGCCAGCGCTCGAACCGGCACCCACGGCGAGCGGACCATCCCAGCAGCGACGGCTGCTGTGGGGCATCGCGGGCGCGGCTGGCCTCGTGCTGCTGCTCTTGCTCGGCAGCCTGGTCCTGGGCAGCGGCGACGAAACCGCCGACTCGCCCGCGCCGTCAGCCATCGCCGGAGAAAGCCCAGCGCCATCGGCCAGCGGTGCCGCAGCGCCCAGCGGCGAGCGCTACGTCGTCGCCACGAACCGACGACAATCGCTGACGGTGCGCAGCGGACCGAGCCGCTCATTCCCGCCCATCGCCTCGCTGCCGTACGGCACGCAGGTCGAGGTGATCGAAGGGCCGCAGGCGGCGGATGGCTACAACTGGGTGCGGATTCGCGCCGCCAACGTCGACGGCTGGTGCATCAGAGAGGCGCTAAGGAAGCAATGA
- a CDS encoding metal-dependent hydrolase, with translation MANGNVTITWLGHGTFLFESPGGKRILLDPWIEGNPKFPQALKSDATQNIDAIVITHGHFDHVQDVLSIAQSTSAPVLCMFDVVPWLTRQGLAEDRCMGFNMGGTVEAAGVKFTMTPALHSSSIVDDSGNIVYLGNPVGYVMTFEDGTVVYHSGDTCVFGDMRIIGELYAPDVAILPIGGWFTMDPRQAAYAAKLLGVKRVIPEHYGTFPILAGTPAELQQELSSQNIEVVTLDPGQSTTVGKQASAAVGDNLGA, from the coding sequence ATGGCAAATGGCAATGTGACGATCACCTGGCTAGGACATGGCACGTTCTTGTTCGAGAGTCCCGGCGGAAAGCGCATTCTGCTCGATCCCTGGATCGAGGGCAATCCCAAGTTTCCGCAGGCACTCAAGAGCGACGCGACCCAGAACATCGACGCGATTGTGATCACACACGGCCACTTCGATCATGTTCAGGATGTGCTTAGCATTGCGCAGAGCACGTCGGCTCCCGTGCTGTGCATGTTCGACGTGGTACCCTGGCTCACGCGCCAGGGCCTGGCCGAAGATCGCTGCATGGGCTTCAACATGGGCGGCACCGTCGAGGCGGCGGGCGTCAAGTTCACCATGACTCCGGCGCTTCACTCGTCGAGCATCGTCGATGATTCCGGCAACATTGTCTATCTGGGCAATCCCGTGGGCTACGTCATGACCTTCGAGGACGGTACGGTCGTCTATCACTCCGGCGATACGTGCGTCTTCGGCGATATGCGCATCATCGGCGAGCTGTACGCGCCCGACGTGGCGATCCTGCCGATCGGCGGCTGGTTCACGATGGACCCCAGGCAGGCTGCGTACGCCGCGAAGCTGCTCGGCGTCAAGCGGGTGATCCCTGAGCACTACGGCACCTTCCCGATCCTGGCGGGCACTCCGGCAGAGTTGCAGCAGGAATTGTCGAGCCAGAATATCGAGGTGGTCACGCTGGATCCCGGCCAGAGCACGACGGTCGGCAAGCAGGCGAGCGCGGCGGTCGGCGATAATCTGGGGGCGTAG
- a CDS encoding dienelactone hydrolase family protein, giving the protein MAEIGEMIAFTSDETQGSGYLARPAGSGSVPAVIVIQEWWGLTDDIKAIADRFAAAGFVALAPDLYHGQVATEPDEARKLAMGLDMSRAVQEIVAAVNYLCGRAEVQRIGAVGFCMGGSLALVLGSKTPRIDAVVAFYDGRRLDDALLMAIGCPVLALYGGRDQGILPEVIEHKREVWQRADVPHEIVVYEQADHAFFNDTRPEHYDPAAAADAWQRVLAFFHKQLQSA; this is encoded by the coding sequence ATGGCAGAGATAGGAGAGATGATCGCGTTTACGTCGGATGAGACGCAGGGCAGCGGCTACCTGGCTCGGCCCGCCGGGAGCGGCTCGGTTCCGGCGGTGATCGTGATTCAGGAGTGGTGGGGCCTGACCGACGACATCAAAGCGATTGCCGATCGCTTTGCCGCCGCCGGATTTGTCGCGCTTGCGCCGGATCTGTATCATGGACAGGTGGCAACCGAGCCCGACGAGGCGCGCAAGCTGGCGATGGGCCTGGATATGTCGCGTGCCGTTCAGGAGATCGTCGCGGCGGTCAACTATCTGTGCGGTCGCGCGGAGGTACAGCGCATCGGCGCGGTCGGCTTTTGCATGGGCGGATCGCTCGCGCTGGTGCTGGGCTCCAAAACGCCGCGCATCGACGCGGTGGTTGCGTTCTACGACGGCAGACGGCTGGACGACGCGCTGCTGATGGCGATCGGCTGTCCGGTCCTGGCGCTGTACGGTGGCCGCGATCAGGGCATTCTGCCGGAAGTGATCGAGCACAAGCGCGAGGTCTGGCAGCGCGCCGACGTGCCGCATGAGATCGTGGTCTATGAGCAGGCGGACCATGCCTTCTTCAACGATACGCGCCCTGAGCACTACGATCCGGCAGCCGCCGCCGATGCCTGGCAGCGCGTGCTGGCCTTCTTTCACAAACAGCTTCAGTCGGCATAA
- a CDS encoding DNA starvation/stationary phase protection protein has protein sequence MVMRQYEIEQEFDTVESNALMIDTDVARQVIAALNQHLASLYALHHQYHKHQWVVEGPQFRELEQLFSMHAEQVELAAVEIGERVNALGGVPAATMRKQVELSYLQEEPDGILGIRDMLARDVEAERTIATKLREHIRLVTDLGEYGTEDLLKQTLQDTEKRAAFVQKHLERESLDRGLVGSQPDARKVDATIDKQ, from the coding sequence ATGGTCATGCGCCAGTATGAAATTGAGCAAGAATTCGACACGGTTGAGTCCAACGCGCTGATGATCGACACGGACGTTGCCAGGCAGGTGATCGCTGCGCTCAACCAGCATCTCGCCAGCTTGTACGCGCTACATCATCAATACCACAAACACCAGTGGGTTGTCGAGGGGCCGCAGTTCCGCGAGCTGGAGCAGCTTTTCTCGATGCACGCCGAGCAAGTCGAGCTGGCGGCGGTCGAGATTGGCGAGCGCGTGAACGCGCTGGGCGGCGTGCCGGCGGCGACGATGCGCAAGCAGGTTGAGCTGTCGTATCTGCAAGAAGAGCCCGATGGCATCCTGGGCATTCGCGACATGCTGGCGCGCGATGTCGAGGCCGAGCGGACCATCGCCACGAAGCTGCGCGAGCATATCCGCCTCGTCACCGATCTGGGCGAGTACGGCACCGAGGATCTGCTGAAGCAAACGCTGCAAGACACCGAAAAGCGCGCCGCGTTCGTCCAGAAGCACCTGGAGCGCGAAAGCCTGGATCGCGGCCTGGTGGGATCGCAGCCCGACGCGCGTAAAGTGGACGCGACGATCGACAAGCAGTAG
- the dpsA gene encoding DNA starvation/stationary phase protection protein DpsA, which translates to MTQAERMPEIRQQPNEIIDNPLRLNRDTAQQLIEALNSDVASLFVLFHQYQKHHWVAEGPQFRDIHLMLEEHYTATQIQADAFAERIVTLGGVPVSGPTAQLKRGYIAEEPEGILDLRQMLSNDLKANQQILIRLREHIKLARDLGDYGTEQMLKRHLREQEFRTQDIMHLLEHETLDEVLAGGKKQQ; encoded by the coding sequence ATGACTCAAGCAGAGCGTATGCCGGAGATTCGGCAGCAACCGAACGAAATCATCGACAATCCGCTCAGGCTCAACCGCGACACCGCCCAGCAGCTCATCGAGGCGCTCAACAGCGATGTCGCCAGCCTGTTCGTGCTGTTCCACCAATACCAGAAGCACCACTGGGTGGCTGAGGGGCCGCAGTTCCGCGACATTCACCTGATGCTGGAAGAGCACTACACCGCCACCCAGATACAGGCCGACGCCTTTGCCGAGCGGATCGTCACCCTGGGCGGCGTGCCCGTCAGCGGCCCGACCGCGCAGCTTAAGCGCGGCTATATCGCCGAGGAGCCGGAGGGCATTCTGGATCTGCGCCAGATGCTATCGAACGATCTCAAGGCCAACCAGCAGATTTTGATCAGGCTGCGCGAGCATATCAAGCTGGCGCGCGACCTCGGCGATTACGGCACCGAGCAGATGCTCAAGCGCCACCTGCGGGAGCAGGAGTTCCGCACGCAGGACATCATGCACCTGCTTGAGCACGAGACGCTCGACGAGGTGCTGGCGGGCGGCAAAAAGCAGCAGTAA
- the dpsA gene encoding DNA starvation/stationary phase protection protein DpsA, which produces MATQREVRQESNVVRDNPFGLPQGTASQIVAALNEDLASMFTLYHQYHKHHWIVEGAQFLELHLLLEEHYTQLHTQFDAVAERLVALGGLPVSGPTEIERHAYIKHEPEGMFDLREMIRHDVEAECEIATRMREHIGLANRLGDYGTESLLKQFLEEGEKRAAFLEKHLMRESLSRHIPTE; this is translated from the coding sequence ATGGCAACGCAACGCGAAGTGCGCCAGGAGTCCAACGTCGTGCGCGATAATCCGTTTGGCCTGCCGCAGGGCACGGCCAGCCAGATCGTCGCGGCGCTGAACGAGGACCTGGCGAGCATGTTCACGCTCTATCACCAGTATCATAAACATCACTGGATCGTCGAGGGCGCGCAATTTCTGGAGCTGCATCTGCTGCTGGAAGAGCACTACACGCAGCTTCACACCCAGTTCGACGCGGTCGCCGAGCGGCTCGTCGCGCTGGGCGGGCTGCCCGTCAGCGGCCCGACCGAGATCGAGCGGCATGCGTACATCAAGCACGAGCCGGAGGGCATGTTCGATCTGCGCGAGATGATCAGGCATGATGTCGAGGCGGAATGCGAGATCGCCACCAGGATGCGCGAGCATATCGGCCTCGCCAACCGGCTGGGCGACTACGGCACCGAGTCGCTGCTCAAGCAGTTCCTCGAAGAGGGCGAGAAGCGCGCGGCCTTCCTCGAAAAGCATCTGATGCGCGAAAGCCTGAGCCGACATATTCCTACCGAGTAG
- the trxA gene encoding thioredoxin, which translates to MAGKTVAVTDADFEQTVLKSDKPVIVDFWAPWCGPCRAVAPILEELAGEYDGKVVIAKVNTDEQQRYASQLGIMAIPTLIMFKNGKEVDRIQGAGPKSYYVPRIEKLLG; encoded by the coding sequence ATGGCAGGCAAAACGGTCGCAGTGACCGACGCGGATTTTGAGCAGACTGTGCTGAAATCGGACAAGCCCGTAATCGTCGATTTTTGGGCACCCTGGTGCGGCCCATGCCGCGCGGTAGCGCCGATCCTCGAAGAGCTTGCGGGCGAATACGATGGCAAAGTGGTGATCGCCAAGGTCAACACCGACGAGCAGCAGCGCTACGCCTCGCAGCTCGGCATCATGGCGATCCCGACGCTGATTATGTTCAAGAACGGCAAGGAAGTCGATCGCATCCAGGGCGCGGGTCCGAAATCATACTACGTGCCGCGCATCGAGAAGCTCCTGGGCTAG